One Actinospica robiniae DSM 44927 genomic region harbors:
- the sucD gene encoding succinate--CoA ligase subunit alpha: MAIFLNEDSKIIVQGMTGSEGMKHTKRMLASGSKIVGGVNPRKAGEKVEVDGQLIPVFGTVAEAIAETGANVSVIFVPPAFAKSAVIEAIDAEIPLAVVITEGIPVHDSTVFWAHAQGKKTRIVGPNCPGLISPGKSNAGIIPADITKPGKIGLVSKSGTLTYQMMYELRDLGFSSCVGIGGDPVIGTTHIDALQAFQDDPETAAIVMIGEIGGDAEERAAAYIKENITKPVVGYVAGFTAPEGKTMGHAGAIVSGSSGTAQAKKEALEAVGVKVGKTPSETAKLMREIVEAL; encoded by the coding sequence ATGGCTATCTTCCTCAACGAGGACTCCAAGATCATCGTCCAGGGCATGACCGGCTCTGAGGGCATGAAGCACACCAAGCGGATGCTCGCCTCCGGCTCCAAGATCGTCGGCGGCGTAAACCCGCGCAAGGCCGGCGAGAAGGTCGAAGTCGACGGCCAGCTCATCCCGGTGTTCGGCACCGTGGCCGAGGCCATCGCCGAGACCGGCGCGAACGTCTCGGTCATCTTCGTGCCGCCGGCCTTCGCCAAGTCGGCCGTGATCGAGGCGATCGACGCCGAGATCCCGCTCGCCGTGGTGATCACCGAGGGCATCCCGGTGCACGACTCGACCGTGTTCTGGGCGCACGCGCAGGGCAAGAAGACCCGCATCGTCGGGCCGAACTGCCCCGGCCTGATCAGCCCCGGGAAGTCGAACGCGGGCATCATCCCGGCCGACATCACCAAGCCCGGCAAGATCGGCCTGGTCTCGAAGTCCGGCACGCTGACCTACCAGATGATGTACGAGCTGCGCGACCTGGGTTTCTCCAGCTGCGTCGGCATCGGCGGCGACCCGGTGATCGGCACCACGCACATCGACGCGCTCCAGGCCTTCCAGGACGACCCGGAGACCGCCGCGATCGTGATGATCGGCGAGATCGGCGGCGACGCCGAGGAGCGGGCCGCGGCCTACATCAAGGAGAACATCACCAAGCCGGTGGTGGGCTACGTGGCCGGCTTCACCGCGCCCGAGGGCAAGACCATGGGCCACGCCGGCGCCATCGTCTCCGGCTCCTCCGGCACCGCGCAGGCGAAGAAGGAGGCCCTCGAGGCCGTCGGCGTCAAGGTGGGCAAGACCCCGTCCGAGACCGCCAAGCTGATGCGCGAGATCGTCGAGGCCCTGTAA
- a CDS encoding C40 family peptidase → MPSSHRAPKLAVRRTTSAVAIAGVAAGSVLLMQGSAHAETTQQALADYHKKNADAEAATEQYNAATGQVAQLQQKINALQSEISTDDQKASTLEAAMGRQAAQQYRDSGLSDSLKAVLDDSPDSYLNAALAGNQITAQEAQQLKELAAAKSQIAADTKLAQSALAQQQQLVTQRAAAKTKALQDAASAKSLYNSLNASQQQAINRANSGATNVVITDVAPDARAAAAVAYAKSKLGDEYVYAATGPTTFDCSGLTLESWKAAGVSLPRTAAQQYDGIQHVSRSSLEPGDLVFYNYGEGITHVAIYVGNDMVIHAPHTGTVVQYGQIDNVGPVAGYGRP, encoded by the coding sequence ATGCCGTCGTCTCACCGTGCTCCCAAGCTCGCGGTACGCCGGACCACCTCGGCCGTCGCCATCGCCGGCGTCGCCGCCGGATCCGTTCTGCTGATGCAGGGCAGCGCGCACGCCGAGACCACTCAGCAGGCGCTGGCCGACTACCACAAGAAGAACGCCGACGCCGAAGCGGCCACCGAGCAGTACAACGCCGCCACCGGCCAGGTCGCCCAGCTGCAGCAGAAGATCAACGCGCTGCAGAGCGAGATCTCCACGGACGACCAGAAGGCCTCCACGCTCGAGGCCGCGATGGGACGCCAGGCCGCGCAGCAGTACCGCGACTCCGGCTTGTCCGACTCGCTCAAGGCCGTGCTCGACGACAGCCCGGACAGCTACCTCAACGCCGCCCTGGCCGGCAACCAGATCACCGCGCAGGAGGCCCAGCAGCTCAAGGAGCTGGCCGCGGCCAAGTCCCAGATCGCGGCGGACACCAAGCTCGCGCAGAGCGCCCTGGCCCAGCAGCAGCAGCTGGTCACCCAGCGCGCGGCCGCCAAGACCAAGGCCCTGCAGGACGCCGCGTCGGCGAAGTCGCTCTACAACAGCCTCAACGCCTCCCAGCAGCAGGCGATCAACCGGGCCAACTCGGGCGCGACCAACGTCGTCATCACCGACGTCGCCCCGGACGCGCGCGCCGCCGCCGCGGTCGCCTACGCGAAGTCCAAGCTCGGCGACGAATACGTGTACGCGGCCACCGGCCCCACCACCTTCGACTGCTCCGGGCTGACGCTGGAGTCCTGGAAGGCGGCCGGAGTCTCGCTGCCGCGCACCGCGGCCCAGCAGTACGACGGCATACAGCACGTCTCCCGCTCCAGCCTCGAGCCCGGCGACCTCGTCTTCTACAACTACGGCGAGGGCATCACGCACGTGGCCATCTACGTGGGCAACGACATGGTCATACACGCCCCGCACACCGGCACGGTGGTGCAGTACGGCCAGATCGACAACGTCGGTCCGGTCGCCGGCTACGGCCGTCCTTAG
- the sucC gene encoding ADP-forming succinate--CoA ligase subunit beta, with the protein MDLFEYQARDLFAKHGVPVLSAKIADTPAEAEAAAAELGGKVVVKAQVKTGGRGKAGGVKVADGPADAKAKAEQILGLDIKGHVVRRLMLAQTASIESEYYVSFLLDRSNRTFLAMASVEGGMEIEEIAVSKPEALAKVAVDATVGVTPAKAAEIVAAANFPAEVAEQVADVLVKLWDVFVKEDALLVEVNPLVKTTTGEIVALDGKVSLDGNADFRQPEHAELEDKAAADPLEAKAKEKHLNYVKLEGEVGIIGNGAGLVMSTLDVVAYAGEAHGGVKPANFLDIGGGASAEVMANGLEIILGDTDVKSVFVNVFGGITACDAVANGIVQAFALLQGRGEAVTKPLVVRLDGNNAELGRKILTEAALSGLEQVDTMDGAAARAAELAAK; encoded by the coding sequence GTGGATCTTTTCGAATACCAGGCGAGGGACCTCTTCGCCAAGCACGGCGTACCGGTGCTCTCGGCGAAGATCGCCGACACTCCGGCGGAGGCCGAGGCGGCGGCTGCCGAGCTCGGCGGCAAGGTGGTCGTCAAGGCCCAGGTCAAGACCGGTGGACGCGGCAAGGCCGGCGGCGTGAAGGTGGCCGACGGCCCCGCCGACGCCAAGGCGAAGGCCGAGCAGATCCTCGGCCTCGACATCAAGGGGCACGTGGTGCGCCGGCTGATGCTGGCTCAGACCGCCTCCATCGAGAGCGAGTACTACGTCTCGTTCCTGCTCGACCGGTCCAACCGCACCTTCCTGGCCATGGCCTCGGTCGAGGGCGGTATGGAGATCGAGGAGATCGCGGTCAGCAAGCCCGAGGCGCTGGCGAAGGTCGCCGTGGACGCGACCGTCGGCGTCACCCCGGCCAAGGCCGCCGAGATCGTGGCCGCCGCGAACTTCCCGGCCGAGGTGGCCGAGCAGGTCGCCGACGTGCTGGTGAAGCTGTGGGACGTCTTCGTCAAGGAAGACGCGCTGCTGGTCGAGGTCAACCCGCTGGTCAAGACCACGACCGGCGAGATCGTCGCGCTCGACGGCAAGGTCTCGCTGGACGGCAACGCCGACTTCCGCCAGCCGGAGCACGCCGAGCTCGAGGACAAGGCCGCGGCCGACCCGCTGGAGGCCAAGGCCAAGGAGAAGCACCTCAACTACGTCAAGCTCGAGGGCGAGGTCGGCATCATCGGAAACGGCGCCGGCCTGGTCATGTCCACCCTGGACGTGGTGGCCTACGCGGGCGAGGCGCACGGCGGCGTGAAGCCGGCCAACTTCCTGGACATCGGCGGCGGCGCCTCGGCCGAGGTGATGGCCAACGGCCTGGAGATCATCCTGGGCGACACCGACGTCAAGTCGGTGTTCGTGAACGTGTTCGGCGGCATCACCGCGTGCGACGCGGTCGCCAACGGCATCGTGCAGGCCTTCGCGCTGCTGCAGGGCCGCGGCGAGGCCGTGACCAAGCCGCTGGTGGTCCGGCTCGACGGCAACAACGCCGAGCTCGGCCGCAAGATCCTGACCGAGGCCGCCCTGTCGGGCCTGGAGCAGGTCGACACCATGGACGGCGCCGCCGCCCGTGCCGCCGAGCTGGCCGCGAAGTAA
- a CDS encoding LuxR C-terminal-related transcriptional regulator — translation MRIVVAEDSPILRAGLVGLLEDEGHEVVAAVPDAGALRDAVVEHEPDVVVSDIRMPPTHTDEGLRAAIELRAAHPGLRILIFSQYVETQYASRLLAGNSAGVGYLLKERVMDTKDFMDALERVAAGGTALDPEVVTQLFGASQRRRTVDALTPREREVLGLMAEGRSNAAIAAALFVSERAVEKHVASIFSKLELPVSGTDHRRVLAVLRYLGIE, via the coding sequence ATGCGGATCGTGGTGGCGGAGGACTCGCCGATCCTGCGGGCCGGGCTCGTCGGCCTGCTCGAGGACGAGGGGCACGAGGTGGTCGCGGCGGTGCCCGACGCCGGGGCGTTGCGCGACGCCGTGGTCGAGCACGAGCCGGACGTGGTGGTCTCCGACATCCGGATGCCGCCCACGCACACCGACGAGGGTCTGCGCGCGGCGATCGAACTGCGGGCCGCGCATCCGGGACTGCGGATCCTGATCTTCTCGCAGTACGTCGAGACCCAGTACGCGAGTCGTCTGCTGGCCGGGAATTCGGCCGGCGTCGGCTATCTGCTCAAGGAGCGGGTGATGGACACCAAGGACTTCATGGACGCGCTCGAGCGGGTGGCGGCCGGCGGCACCGCGCTGGACCCGGAGGTGGTCACCCAGCTGTTCGGCGCGAGCCAGCGCCGGCGCACCGTCGACGCGCTCACTCCGCGCGAGCGGGAGGTGCTCGGGCTGATGGCCGAGGGCCGCTCGAACGCGGCCATCGCGGCCGCGCTGTTCGTCTCCGAGCGCGCGGTGGAGAAGCACGTGGCCAGCATCTTCAGCAAGCTCGAGTTGCCGGTCTCCGGCACGGACCATCGCCGGGTCCTGGCCGTGCTGCGCTACCTGGGCATCGAGTAG
- a CDS encoding sensor histidine kinase: protein MKSVWRMLRAPFTARSGRAFVYCFCQPFLTAGSIVVVAVAIALSLAGAGIPALVLLPPVLGFARLSGGGFRATANGLLDANIAAPVRAPRRPGFLGFIVRHFAEPIAWRSIAHMALKPLLLILEFLFGVGFRLLLPMTVSGYFQPGGQHASQVKFMIFAAVLFWAAPSLTELLLQLDVLLMRRLLGPTEDSLRIRELEQTRSHAINEASATLRRIERDLHDGAQARLVALGIRLGRAERLLEKGRTEAGLELLRESRAETKQVIGDLRDLVRGIHPPALDSGLEPALTTLAALTPIPTTVRTALPVRLSSAAETMLYFAAAELLTNAGKHSGANSVAISVFGDSHGSARLVVTDDGRGGANAQGEGSGLRGLSERVRGLDGHVSVTSPLGGPTTVMVELPAQDVSDAVPEMRR, encoded by the coding sequence GTGAAATCCGTCTGGCGCATGCTGCGCGCACCGTTCACCGCGCGGTCCGGACGGGCGTTCGTGTACTGCTTCTGCCAGCCGTTCCTGACCGCGGGCTCGATCGTGGTGGTCGCCGTGGCCATCGCGCTCTCGCTGGCCGGCGCCGGAATCCCGGCCCTGGTGCTGCTCCCGCCGGTCCTCGGCTTCGCCCGGTTGAGCGGTGGCGGCTTCCGGGCGACGGCCAACGGACTGCTCGACGCGAACATCGCGGCCCCGGTCCGGGCGCCGCGCCGGCCGGGCTTCCTCGGCTTCATCGTGCGCCACTTCGCCGAACCGATCGCCTGGCGGTCGATCGCGCACATGGCCCTCAAGCCGCTGTTGCTGATCCTGGAGTTCCTGTTCGGAGTCGGCTTCCGGCTGCTGCTGCCGATGACCGTCAGCGGCTATTTCCAACCCGGGGGTCAGCACGCGTCGCAGGTCAAGTTCATGATCTTCGCGGCTGTGCTGTTCTGGGCCGCGCCGAGCCTGACCGAGCTGCTCCTGCAGCTCGACGTCCTGCTGATGCGGCGGCTGCTCGGCCCCACCGAGGACTCGCTGCGGATCAGGGAGCTGGAGCAGACCCGGTCGCACGCGATCAACGAGGCGTCGGCGACGCTGCGCCGGATCGAGCGCGACCTGCACGACGGCGCCCAGGCCAGGCTGGTGGCGCTCGGCATCCGGCTGGGCCGGGCGGAGCGGCTGTTGGAGAAGGGCCGGACCGAGGCCGGCCTCGAGCTGCTGCGCGAGTCGCGGGCCGAGACGAAGCAGGTCATCGGGGACCTGCGCGACCTGGTCCGCGGCATCCACCCGCCCGCACTCGACTCGGGGCTCGAGCCGGCGCTGACCACGCTCGCCGCGCTCACCCCGATACCGACGACGGTCCGCACGGCCCTGCCGGTCCGGCTTTCCTCAGCCGCCGAGACGATGCTCTACTTCGCCGCCGCCGAGTTGCTGACCAACGCCGGCAAGCACAGCGGCGCGAACTCGGTGGCGATCAGCGTGTTCGGCGACTCGCACGGCTCGGCCCGCCTCGTCGTCACCGACGACGGCCGCGGCGGGGCGAACGCGCAGGGCGAGGGCTCGGGTCTGCGCGGCTTGAGCGAGCGGGTGCGCGGACTGGACGGACACGTGTCGGTCACCAGCCCCCTGGGCGGTCCGACCACGGTCATGGTGGAGCTGCCGGCGCAAGACGTGTCGGACGCGGTACCGGAGATGAGGCGCTGA
- a CDS encoding cobalamin B12-binding domain-containing protein, translating to MSAASDSTNTAPIRVVIAKPGLDGHDRGAKVVARALRDAGVEVVYTGLHQMPEQIVATAIQEDADGIGMSILSGAHMTLCPRVVELLREKDAADIKVFVGGIIPEADIQALRQAGIAAVFTPGTPTQEIVDWAYANLR from the coding sequence ATGAGCGCTGCATCCGATTCGACGAACACCGCCCCCATCCGCGTCGTCATCGCCAAGCCGGGCCTGGACGGGCACGACCGCGGCGCGAAGGTGGTGGCGCGGGCGCTGCGTGATGCGGGCGTCGAGGTCGTCTACACCGGCCTGCACCAGATGCCCGAGCAGATCGTGGCCACCGCGATCCAGGAGGACGCGGACGGCATCGGCATGTCCATCCTCTCCGGCGCGCACATGACGCTGTGCCCGCGCGTGGTCGAGCTGCTCAGGGAGAAGGACGCCGCGGACATCAAGGTCTTCGTCGGCGGGATCATCCCCGAGGCCGATATCCAGGCTCTGCGTCAGGCGGGCATCGCGGCCGTGTTCACCCCCGGCACCCCGACCCAGGAGATCGTCGACTGGGCTTACGCGAACCTGCGCTAG
- a CDS encoding YbaK/EbsC family protein, with protein MLIDDEQAILERPGVRLVRDALLAAGIADEVRVLPSTAQSAATAAEQIGCPVGAIANSLIFEADGAPLLVLTSGAHRVETAALAERIGVGKIRRASADFVREATGQAIGGVAPLGHPAPVRTLVDETLAGYEVIWAAAGHHQAVFPTDFARLVAATGGEIVAVD; from the coding sequence ATGCTGATCGATGACGAGCAGGCGATCCTGGAGCGTCCCGGCGTGCGTCTGGTCCGCGACGCCCTGCTGGCCGCGGGGATCGCCGACGAAGTACGAGTGCTGCCGTCCACCGCGCAATCCGCCGCGACGGCCGCCGAGCAGATCGGCTGCCCGGTCGGCGCGATCGCCAACAGTCTGATCTTCGAGGCCGACGGCGCGCCGCTGCTCGTGCTCACCAGCGGCGCCCACCGGGTGGAGACCGCCGCGCTGGCCGAGCGGATCGGGGTCGGCAAGATCCGCCGCGCCTCGGCCGACTTCGTGCGCGAGGCCACCGGCCAGGCGATCGGCGGGGTCGCGCCGTTGGGGCACCCGGCGCCGGTGCGCACGCTGGTGGACGAGACCCTGGCCGGGTACGAGGTGATCTGGGCCGCGGCCGGGCACCACCAGGCCGTGTTCCCGACCGACTTCGCCCGTCTGGTCGCGGCGACCGGCGGCGAGATCGTCGCGGTGGACTGA
- the pcrA gene encoding DNA helicase PcrA, translating into MSGYEIPLFDLPKPPAPVRRRVESVLPGLSRLHQDREPSGRDEPGEAPAPERPAAPPPAAAPAPNRPSGGRDPQELLEGLNPSQREAVEHAGSPLLIVAGAGSGKTRVLTHRIAYLLGERGVHPGEVLAITFTNKAAAEMRERVEALIGPRARMMWVSTFHSACVRILRREHEHLGLPSSFTIYDADDSRRLMAQVARDLDLDVKRHPPRGLLAAVSALKNELIDHESARDGAESEREALIAEVYGSYQNRLIASRALDFDDLIMTTVNLFQAFPAVAESYRRRFRHVLVDEYQDTNHAQYVLVRELVGRSKAAPGRREAAEGEAVPPAELCVVGDADQSIYAFRGATIRNILEFEADYPDAKTILLEQNYRSTQTILSAANAVIERNRGRKPKNLWTDSGQGESIVGYVADSEHDEAAFVANEVDRLTDESLAKPGDVAVFYRTNAQSRAFEECFIRVGLPYRVVGGVRFYERKEVKDVLAYLRALVNPDDSVSLKRVINVPKRGIGDRAEAMLDALATRERISFGAAVDRAAEAYGLAARSLKAVQGFAALMADLREKVAEGVGPSEVLEAILERTGYLSELQESTDPQDESRAENLQELVAVAHEYEGTEGSEGVTGFLERVALVADADQLPDGGEGMITLMTLHTAKGLEFPVVFLTGLEEGVFPHTRALGNVQELEEERRLAYVGITRARQRLYFSRAVLRSAWGAPSYNPQSRFVEEVPAELINWEREAPAPSSTAFGTQTPALTASAAKFRRPGFKSLGAGGREPISVAAGDRVVHDTYGLGTVVAVEGRTGEHATVDFGSEGVRKLVLAFAPLTKL; encoded by the coding sequence ATGAGCGGCTACGAGATCCCCCTGTTCGATCTGCCCAAGCCCCCCGCCCCGGTGCGGCGGCGGGTCGAGTCGGTGCTGCCCGGCCTCAGCCGCCTCCACCAGGACCGGGAGCCGTCCGGCCGGGACGAGCCGGGCGAAGCGCCCGCGCCCGAGCGCCCGGCCGCCCCGCCGCCCGCCGCCGCGCCGGCCCCGAACCGCCCGTCCGGCGGGCGCGATCCGCAGGAGCTGCTCGAGGGCCTCAACCCGTCCCAGCGCGAGGCGGTCGAGCACGCGGGAAGCCCGCTGCTGATCGTGGCCGGCGCCGGTTCGGGCAAGACCCGGGTGCTCACCCACCGCATCGCCTACCTGCTCGGCGAGCGCGGCGTGCACCCCGGCGAGGTCCTGGCCATCACCTTCACCAACAAGGCCGCCGCGGAGATGCGCGAGCGGGTCGAGGCGCTGATCGGCCCGCGCGCCCGGATGATGTGGGTCTCCACCTTCCACTCGGCCTGCGTGCGCATCCTGCGCCGCGAGCACGAGCACCTGGGCCTGCCCTCGTCCTTCACCATCTACGACGCGGACGACTCGCGCCGGCTGATGGCCCAGGTGGCCCGGGACCTCGACCTCGACGTCAAGCGGCACCCGCCGCGCGGCCTGCTCGCCGCGGTCTCCGCGCTCAAGAACGAGCTGATCGACCACGAGTCGGCCCGCGACGGAGCCGAGTCGGAGCGCGAGGCGCTGATCGCCGAGGTGTACGGCAGCTACCAGAACCGGCTGATCGCCTCGCGCGCGCTGGACTTCGACGACCTGATCATGACCACGGTCAACCTGTTCCAGGCCTTCCCGGCGGTGGCCGAGAGCTACCGGCGCCGGTTCCGGCACGTGCTCGTGGACGAGTATCAGGACACCAACCACGCGCAGTACGTGCTGGTGCGCGAGCTCGTCGGCAGGTCCAAGGCCGCGCCCGGCCGCCGGGAGGCGGCCGAGGGCGAGGCCGTGCCGCCGGCCGAGCTGTGCGTGGTGGGTGACGCGGACCAGTCGATCTACGCCTTCCGCGGCGCCACCATCCGCAACATCCTCGAGTTCGAGGCGGACTACCCGGACGCCAAGACCATCCTGCTCGAGCAGAACTACCGCTCCACCCAGACCATCCTGTCCGCCGCGAACGCGGTGATCGAGCGCAACCGGGGCCGCAAGCCGAAGAACCTGTGGACCGACTCGGGCCAGGGCGAGTCGATCGTCGGCTACGTCGCCGACAGCGAGCACGACGAGGCCGCGTTCGTGGCCAACGAGGTGGACCGGCTCACCGACGAGAGCCTGGCCAAGCCGGGCGACGTGGCCGTGTTCTACCGCACCAACGCGCAGTCGCGTGCGTTCGAGGAGTGCTTCATCCGGGTCGGCCTGCCCTACCGCGTGGTCGGCGGCGTGCGCTTCTACGAGCGCAAGGAGGTCAAGGACGTCCTGGCCTACCTCAGGGCCCTGGTGAACCCGGACGACTCGGTCTCGCTCAAGCGCGTGATCAACGTGCCCAAGCGCGGCATCGGCGACCGGGCCGAGGCGATGCTGGACGCGCTGGCCACCCGCGAGCGCATCTCCTTCGGTGCGGCCGTGGACCGCGCGGCCGAGGCGTACGGCCTCGCCGCCCGCTCGCTCAAGGCGGTGCAGGGCTTCGCCGCGCTGATGGCCGACCTGCGCGAGAAGGTGGCCGAGGGAGTCGGGCCGTCCGAGGTGCTCGAGGCGATCCTGGAGCGCACCGGATACCTCTCCGAGCTGCAGGAGTCCACCGACCCGCAGGACGAGAGCCGGGCCGAGAACCTGCAGGAGCTGGTCGCGGTCGCGCACGAGTACGAGGGCACCGAAGGCTCCGAGGGCGTCACCGGCTTCCTCGAGCGGGTGGCCCTGGTCGCCGACGCGGACCAGCTGCCCGACGGCGGCGAGGGCATGATCACCCTGATGACACTGCACACGGCCAAGGGCCTGGAGTTCCCGGTGGTCTTCCTCACCGGCCTCGAGGAGGGCGTCTTCCCGCACACCCGGGCGCTGGGCAACGTGCAGGAGCTGGAGGAGGAGCGGCGGCTGGCCTACGTCGGCATCACCCGCGCCCGCCAGCGGCTGTACTTCTCCCGCGCGGTGCTGCGCTCGGCCTGGGGTGCCCCGTCGTACAACCCGCAGTCGCGCTTCGTCGAGGAGGTGCCCGCGGAGCTGATCAACTGGGAGCGCGAGGCCCCGGCCCCGTCCTCGACCGCCTTCGGCACCCAGACCCCGGCGCTGACCGCGTCCGCGGCCAAGTTCCGCAGGCCCGGCTTCAAGTCCCTCGGCGCGGGCGGGCGCGAGCCCATCTCGGTCGCCGCCGGCGACCGCGTCGTGCACGACACCTACGGCCTCGGCACCGTGGTCGCGGTCGAGGGCCGCACCGGCGAGCACGCCACCGTCGACTTCGGCTCCGAGGGCGTCCGGAAGCTGGTGCTGGCCTTCGCGCCGCTGACGAAGCTGTAG
- a CDS encoding ABC transporter permease: MSTATLLRTQAAVRPTHRPDFTDLVRCEWTKLRSLRSTWWSLGAMIVVSLAFTIAATAVYTHDYPHLDAATQTQFRTDTVGLILQPAAQFAQLAVCVLGVLLIASEFSTGMIRATMLATPRRTPALLAKAATFAGLVFALAEVVAISCFLIGSRIVRAHSVVSITDPTSIRAVLAFGLYMALIGLVALSIGTLLRHPAAGVSLVLGMQFVLAGVLSLIPGTVGKHLAGAMPSGTDVMMGSGHNASDVYTPAQGLCLLLGWVALLGGAALFSLKRRDV, translated from the coding sequence ATGAGCACCGCCACCCTGCTCCGCACCCAGGCCGCCGTACGTCCGACGCACCGGCCCGACTTCACCGACCTGGTCCGCTGCGAATGGACCAAACTCAGGTCCCTGCGTTCGACCTGGTGGTCGCTCGGCGCGATGATCGTGGTCAGCCTGGCCTTCACCATCGCCGCCACCGCGGTCTACACGCACGACTACCCGCACCTCGACGCCGCCACCCAGACCCAGTTCCGCACCGACACGGTCGGGCTGATCCTGCAGCCCGCGGCCCAGTTCGCACAGCTCGCGGTGTGCGTGCTCGGGGTGCTGCTGATCGCCTCCGAGTTCTCCACCGGCATGATCCGGGCCACGATGCTGGCCACGCCCCGGCGCACGCCCGCGCTGCTGGCCAAGGCGGCCACCTTCGCCGGCCTGGTGTTCGCGCTGGCCGAGGTGGTCGCGATCTCCTGCTTCCTGATCGGCTCGCGGATCGTGCGCGCGCACTCCGTGGTCTCGATCACCGACCCGACCTCGATCCGCGCGGTGCTGGCCTTCGGCCTCTATATGGCGCTGATCGGCCTCGTCGCGCTCTCCATCGGCACCCTGCTGCGGCACCCGGCCGCGGGCGTCAGCCTGGTGCTGGGCATGCAGTTCGTGCTGGCGGGCGTGCTCTCGCTCATCCCCGGCACGGTCGGCAAGCACCTGGCCGGCGCCATGCCGAGCGGCACGGACGTGATGATGGGCAGCGGCCACAACGCGAGCGACGTCTACACCCCGGCGCAGGGCCTGTGCCTGCTGCTCGGGTGGGTCGCCCTGCTCGGCGGGGCCGCGCTGTTCTCGCTCAAGCGACGTGACGTCTGA
- a CDS encoding ATP-binding cassette domain-containing protein — MEARGLTKSYGGRKAVDGLSFSVRAGRVTGFLGPNGAGKSTTMRLLLGLERPESGEALIEGRPYADLIAPMTRVGALLDAKAFHKGRSARAHLLALARSQALPDGRVEEVLDLVGLGSAAGKRAGAFSLGMSQRLGIAAALLGDPAIVLLDEPVNGLDPEGILWIRNLMKRLAAEGRAVLVSSHLMNEMAVTADHLLVIGQGRLLADCATAEFIERHTDPAVYAATPDVAKPALLEEAFMRLTAGAVQYAAR, encoded by the coding sequence ATCGAAGCACGCGGGCTGACGAAGTCCTACGGCGGGCGCAAGGCCGTGGACGGGCTCAGCTTCTCGGTGCGCGCGGGCCGGGTCACCGGCTTCCTCGGCCCCAACGGCGCGGGCAAGTCCACCACGATGCGGCTGCTGCTCGGGCTGGAGCGGCCGGAGTCGGGCGAGGCGCTGATCGAGGGCCGGCCGTACGCCGACCTGATCGCGCCGATGACCCGGGTCGGCGCGCTGCTCGACGCGAAGGCCTTCCACAAGGGCCGTAGCGCCCGCGCCCACCTGCTCGCGCTGGCCCGGTCGCAGGCGCTGCCCGACGGTCGGGTGGAGGAGGTGCTCGACCTCGTCGGCCTGGGCTCGGCGGCCGGGAAGCGGGCCGGCGCCTTCTCCCTCGGCATGTCCCAGCGCCTGGGCATCGCCGCGGCACTGCTCGGCGACCCGGCCATCGTGCTGCTCGACGAGCCGGTCAACGGCCTGGACCCGGAGGGCATCCTCTGGATCAGAAACCTGATGAAGCGGCTGGCGGCCGAGGGCCGGGCGGTGCTGGTCTCCTCGCACCTGATGAACGAGATGGCCGTCACCGCCGACCACCTGCTGGTGATCGGCCAGGGCCGGCTGCTGGCCGACTGCGCCACCGCCGAGTTCATCGAGCGGCACACCGACCCGGCCGTGTACGCGGCCACCCCGGACGTGGCCAAGCCCGCGCTGCTCGAGGAGGCGTTCATGCGCCTGACCGCGGGCGCCGTCCAGTACGCGGCCCGCTGA